The Mycobacterium paragordonae genome includes a region encoding these proteins:
- a CDS encoding ferredoxin reductase: protein MAERGAQPQVPRGRRLFLRAIRNLFKPLEPDDYLEMINPLWTTKELRGKVERVEQQGSEAASILIRPGYEWPGHKPGQYVRLGLVIDGVYHWRAYSLTSDPEPADGLISVTPKKVDSGVVSPYLVEKIQPGELVRLGEIEGVFTLPDPLPTKMLFISAGSGITPIMSMLRSLDSRDEMQDVLHIHSARTREQVMFLDVLEELDKRHAGMTLDVRLTGDRGRLKPSDLDEVCPDWREREAFCSGPEEMLDALIEHWENNGDPDRLHYERFQPKIGGDAGAGEGGEVCFLKSDKTTECDGGTSILEAGENAGLELAFGCRIGICHTCVGTLKSGKLRDLRSGDVIEPTGQEVRICINSAEGDVELEL from the coding sequence ATGGCCGAACGCGGTGCGCAGCCTCAAGTCCCCCGTGGTCGCAGGTTGTTCCTGCGAGCGATACGCAATCTATTTAAGCCGTTGGAACCCGACGACTACCTCGAGATGATCAACCCACTCTGGACGACGAAAGAGTTGCGGGGGAAAGTCGAGCGGGTCGAGCAGCAGGGCTCGGAAGCGGCCAGTATTTTGATCCGGCCGGGGTACGAGTGGCCGGGGCACAAGCCCGGCCAATATGTCCGGCTGGGTCTAGTGATCGACGGCGTGTACCACTGGCGCGCGTACTCCCTGACCTCGGACCCGGAGCCAGCCGACGGCCTGATCAGCGTCACGCCAAAGAAGGTGGACAGCGGCGTGGTATCGCCGTACCTGGTAGAGAAGATTCAGCCCGGGGAGTTGGTTCGGCTCGGTGAGATCGAAGGTGTATTCACCCTTCCGGACCCATTACCGACCAAGATGCTCTTCATCAGCGCCGGCAGCGGCATCACGCCGATCATGAGCATGCTGCGCAGCCTCGACAGTCGCGACGAGATGCAGGACGTGCTCCACATTCACTCAGCCCGGACACGCGAGCAGGTCATGTTCTTGGACGTCCTCGAAGAACTGGACAAACGTCACGCCGGGATGACGCTCGACGTGCGCCTGACGGGAGACCGCGGCCGGCTCAAGCCGAGCGACCTCGATGAGGTGTGCCCGGATTGGCGCGAACGTGAAGCGTTCTGCTCGGGCCCGGAGGAAATGCTCGATGCGCTGATCGAACACTGGGAGAACAACGGCGATCCGGATCGCCTGCACTACGAACGCTTTCAGCCGAAGATCGGTGGTGACGCCGGGGCCGGAGAAGGTGGTGAAGTCTGCTTCCTCAAGAGCGACAAGACCACCGAATGCGACGGCGGCACATCCATTCTGGAGGCCGGCGAGAATGCCGGGCTGGAACTAGCCTTCGGATGCCGGATCGGCATCTGCCACACCTGCGTAGGAACGCTCAAATCAGGCAAATTGCGTGACCTGCGCTCTGGTGACGTCATAGAACCCACTGGGCAGGAAGTCCGGATCTGCATCAACAGCGCCGAAGGCGACGTCGAACTCGAACTTTAA
- a CDS encoding SDR family oxidoreductase, producing MRTSNPIRLEDAAVAITGGARGIGLATAQAFARAGSRVFIGDLDADLAAAAAAGIGGHGTGLDVRSRQSFAAFLDTVDAAGAPLAVLVNNAGIMPAGRFADEDDTITDAILDINTRGVLIGTKLALPGMLARGSGHIVNISSYLGEVPAAGLATYCASKHAVVGFSEALRDEIAGSGVSVSVVLPCAVRTELTAGVKLGGVLPTVDPEDIADAVVQSCGHRRAIVSVPGWMRVYETVAATMPDRLVATVRGRLTRKRVLQTLDAVTRSAYEERVRGTVR from the coding sequence ATGCGCACGAGCAACCCGATCCGGCTCGAGGATGCCGCGGTGGCGATCACCGGCGGCGCCCGCGGCATCGGGCTGGCCACCGCACAAGCGTTTGCCCGAGCCGGCTCGCGCGTCTTCATCGGTGACCTCGACGCCGACCTGGCCGCCGCGGCCGCCGCCGGGATCGGAGGGCACGGTACGGGTCTGGACGTCCGCTCCCGGCAATCCTTCGCCGCGTTCCTCGACACCGTTGACGCGGCCGGCGCGCCCCTGGCGGTGTTGGTCAACAATGCGGGCATCATGCCGGCCGGCCGATTCGCCGACGAGGACGACACGATCACCGACGCGATCCTCGACATCAATACCCGGGGAGTGCTGATCGGCACCAAACTCGCACTGCCCGGCATGCTGGCCCGCGGCAGCGGCCACATCGTGAACATCAGTTCTTATCTGGGCGAGGTCCCTGCAGCCGGATTGGCCACCTACTGCGCCAGCAAGCACGCGGTCGTCGGCTTCAGTGAAGCGCTGCGGGACGAGATCGCCGGGTCCGGAGTCAGCGTATCGGTCGTACTGCCCTGCGCCGTGCGCACTGAACTGACCGCAGGGGTCAAGCTCGGTGGGGTGCTGCCCACCGTCGACCCGGAAGACATCGCGGACGCGGTGGTGCAATCGTGCGGCCACCGGCGTGCCATCGTCTCGGTGCCCGGCTGGATGCGCGTCTACGAGACCGTTGCCGCCACCATGCCAGACCGGCTGGTCGCAACGGTGCGCGGGCGCCTCACCCGCAAGCGGGTGTTGCAGACACTGGATGCCGTAACGCGGTCCGCCTACGAAGAGCGGGTGCGCGGCACCGTCCGCTGA
- a CDS encoding type III polyketide synthase, whose product MTVTTYSTSTDKAERYHRGSPRIAGIATAFPPHRHNQDEVARELTRVTGPEFMRFARTAGVDERNLALPLSRYPELSGFTEANNAYIEVATDIGERAILSALATADIEPHEVDAIIVVSSTGMAVPTLDARLIPRVGLRPDVKRIPLFGLGCVAGAAGMARLHDYLRGFPGDVAVLLSVELCSLTLQRDDVSIPALIGVCLFGDGAAAVVATGAERTTSGSNTIRDPQIVATRSRVIPDTIGVMGWDISSNGFGLVMGREVPQMADHYLRGEVDDFLAENGLSIADIAAWVCHPGGPKVLDSIEEALGLPPAAVAHSRNSMRENGNISSASVLDVLRRTVVQPPSEGSYGVMMAMGPGFSFELLLLRW is encoded by the coding sequence ATGACCGTAACAACGTATTCCACATCAACCGATAAGGCCGAACGGTATCACCGAGGATCACCTCGAATCGCCGGTATCGCAACGGCATTCCCGCCGCACCGGCACAATCAGGATGAAGTCGCACGAGAACTCACCCGGGTGACCGGTCCGGAATTCATGCGATTCGCCCGTACGGCCGGAGTCGACGAGCGCAATCTTGCCCTGCCGCTGTCCCGTTACCCGGAGCTCAGCGGTTTCACCGAAGCCAACAACGCCTACATCGAGGTAGCCACGGACATCGGTGAGCGAGCGATACTTTCGGCCCTGGCCACAGCCGATATCGAACCGCACGAAGTGGACGCGATCATCGTGGTCTCCAGTACCGGGATGGCGGTACCGACACTCGATGCGCGTCTGATTCCGCGGGTGGGACTGCGCCCCGATGTCAAACGAATTCCGTTGTTCGGGCTGGGTTGCGTGGCGGGTGCGGCGGGAATGGCTCGCTTGCACGACTACCTCCGCGGCTTTCCCGGCGACGTGGCGGTCTTGTTGTCGGTGGAGCTGTGTTCACTGACGCTGCAGCGCGACGACGTCTCCATCCCCGCGCTGATCGGAGTGTGCTTGTTCGGAGACGGTGCTGCGGCGGTCGTCGCCACCGGGGCTGAACGTACTACCAGCGGCAGCAACACAATTCGCGATCCGCAGATCGTGGCAACGCGCAGCCGGGTGATTCCGGACACCATCGGGGTGATGGGTTGGGATATCAGCTCCAACGGCTTCGGACTGGTGATGGGCCGCGAGGTCCCGCAAATGGCCGACCACTACCTGCGCGGGGAGGTCGACGACTTTCTCGCCGAGAACGGTTTGTCCATCGCCGACATCGCGGCATGGGTGTGCCACCCCGGCGGTCCCAAGGTGCTCGACTCCATCGAAGAGGCACTGGGGCTGCCACCGGCGGCCGTGGCGCACAGCCGGAACTCGATGCGGGAGAACGGCAACATCTCCTCGGCGTCGGTCCTCGATGTGCTGCGCCGGACGGTCGTCCAGCCACCCTCCGAGGGCTCCTACGGCGTCATGATGGCGATGGGTCCCGGCTTCAGCTTCGAACTGCTGCTGCTGCGCTGGTGA
- a CDS encoding isoprenylcysteine carboxyl methyltransferase family protein, producing the protein MYWYYSFILAVGLERLVELVVARRNAAWSTAQGGREFGRGHYPVMVGMHALLLLACLVEVAALHRPFIAWLGWPMVAVVGLSTVVRWRCVATLGRHWNPRLTVVPGAPLVTGGMYRWVRHPNYTAVAAEVAALPLVHSAYLTAIVFTIANAAVLRVRIRAENTALGYA; encoded by the coding sequence ATGTACTGGTATTACTCGTTCATCCTCGCGGTCGGCCTGGAACGGCTGGTCGAGCTCGTGGTCGCCCGCCGCAACGCGGCATGGTCAACGGCCCAGGGCGGCAGGGAGTTCGGCCGCGGTCATTACCCGGTGATGGTCGGCATGCACGCGCTGCTGCTGCTCGCGTGCCTGGTCGAAGTCGCGGCACTGCATCGCCCCTTCATCGCATGGCTCGGCTGGCCCATGGTCGCGGTCGTGGGGCTCAGCACCGTCGTCCGCTGGCGCTGCGTGGCGACGCTCGGCAGACACTGGAACCCACGCCTAACCGTGGTCCCCGGGGCGCCGCTGGTGACCGGCGGGATGTACCGATGGGTTCGCCACCCGAACTACACCGCCGTCGCGGCGGAGGTGGCGGCGCTGCCGCTGGTGCATTCGGCCTACTTGACCGCCATCGTGTTCACCATCGCCAATGCCGCGGTGCTCAGAGTCCGGATTCGCGCCGAGAACACCGCCCTGGGCTACGCCTAA
- a CDS encoding molybdopterin-dependent oxidoreductase, with amino-acid sequence MTSPVDGSYLHTCPLCEAMCGLVIQVQDGRVAGIRGNRDDVWSHGHICPKGAALGVLHDDPDRIRQPLIKVEGQWQEVSWDAAFRRCTELLTPVIEQYGIGAVTAYTGNPLAHSFSLARYAGVLLGMSGIPVTYSPGTVDQWPKNLSSHLMYGGWWDFPVPDIERTDLLVIMGANPAASQGSLLAAPNVMGLIDAICKRGKVIVIDPVRTRTADHADEWLPIVPGTDAALLLAVTHTLFAEDLVAPGPHVTGVDTMRRVAAEWPPSRVSAVTGIDEERIRALARELAGTERSVVYGRIGLCNQEFGSLASWLVDVVNILIGHFDTPGGAMFPRPAAWSITTQPLPGLEDGAPEFGRWQTRVRGAKEVLGQVPVSCMVEEIATPGEGQLKALITIAGNPVLSSPGGDKLDEALPMLEAMISVDNWLNETTRHADVILPGLSPLEQPHHDDLVLQFAIRSFANYSAPVFGPGERPHEWEILIRLTGLCTGTPAEDVDVAAIDDGFFDYLAFTQGLDGAVLRQDYRHGGPERMLDLTLRTGPFGDRYGDNPGGLTLDLLKANPNGIDFGPMVPQLPGILGTADKKIRLAPQYLLDDLSRLAARLERPAEPLVLVNRRHLRSNNSWLHNVPALMKGRDRCTLLMHPADAARCRVTDDDIVTVKSESGEIKVPVEITEAIRPGVVSMPHGWGHDKPGTRLSVANGAPGANTNVLSPPRLIDEPSGNGVLNGIPVTVS; translated from the coding sequence GTGACCAGCCCCGTAGACGGCAGCTACCTGCATACCTGCCCGCTGTGTGAAGCCATGTGCGGCTTGGTGATTCAGGTCCAGGACGGCAGAGTCGCCGGCATTCGCGGCAATCGCGACGACGTCTGGAGCCACGGGCACATCTGTCCCAAGGGCGCCGCCCTCGGAGTTTTGCACGACGACCCGGACCGCATTCGGCAACCACTGATCAAGGTCGAGGGGCAGTGGCAGGAGGTCAGCTGGGACGCGGCGTTCCGGCGCTGTACCGAACTGCTGACGCCGGTGATCGAACAGTACGGAATCGGCGCCGTCACGGCCTACACCGGCAACCCACTGGCCCATTCGTTCTCGCTGGCCCGTTATGCGGGCGTGCTACTGGGCATGTCGGGCATACCGGTCACCTATTCGCCCGGCACGGTCGACCAGTGGCCGAAGAATCTGTCGTCGCACCTGATGTACGGCGGCTGGTGGGACTTCCCGGTGCCCGATATCGAACGCACCGACCTGCTGGTGATCATGGGCGCCAACCCAGCGGCATCACAGGGCTCCCTGCTGGCGGCGCCGAACGTGATGGGGCTCATCGACGCGATTTGTAAGCGCGGCAAGGTGATCGTGATCGACCCGGTGCGCACCCGTACCGCCGACCATGCCGATGAGTGGCTGCCGATCGTGCCCGGCACCGACGCGGCGTTGCTGCTGGCGGTGACCCACACCCTGTTCGCCGAAGACCTGGTGGCGCCCGGACCGCACGTGACTGGCGTGGACACGATGCGCCGCGTCGCGGCGGAATGGCCGCCGAGCCGGGTGAGTGCCGTCACGGGCATCGACGAAGAACGCATTCGAGCGCTGGCCCGCGAATTGGCCGGCACCGAAAGATCGGTGGTCTACGGCCGCATCGGCCTGTGCAATCAGGAATTCGGCAGCCTGGCCAGCTGGCTGGTCGACGTCGTCAACATCCTGATCGGGCATTTCGACACTCCCGGTGGCGCGATGTTCCCGCGGCCGGCGGCCTGGTCGATCACCACGCAGCCGCTGCCCGGCCTGGAGGACGGCGCGCCGGAGTTCGGCCGTTGGCAGACGCGGGTGCGGGGCGCCAAGGAAGTGCTCGGCCAGGTTCCGGTCTCCTGCATGGTCGAAGAGATAGCGACTCCGGGGGAGGGGCAGCTCAAGGCGCTGATCACGATTGCCGGCAACCCGGTGCTCTCCTCGCCCGGCGGCGACAAGCTTGACGAGGCGCTGCCGATGCTGGAAGCGATGATCTCCGTTGACAATTGGCTCAACGAGACCACGCGCCACGCCGATGTGATCCTGCCCGGTCTGTCGCCCCTCGAGCAGCCGCACCACGATGACCTGGTGCTGCAGTTCGCGATTCGCAGCTTCGCCAACTACTCCGCACCGGTGTTCGGCCCGGGTGAGCGGCCACACGAATGGGAGATTTTGATCCGCCTCACCGGATTGTGCACCGGCACGCCCGCAGAGGATGTCGACGTCGCCGCGATCGACGACGGCTTCTTCGACTACCTCGCATTCACTCAGGGCCTCGACGGCGCCGTCCTCCGTCAGGACTACCGGCACGGCGGCCCGGAGCGGATGCTCGACCTGACCCTGCGCACCGGACCCTTCGGTGATCGCTACGGTGACAACCCCGGTGGCCTCACCCTGGACCTGCTCAAGGCCAACCCGAACGGAATCGACTTCGGGCCGATGGTGCCGCAGCTGCCCGGCATTCTCGGCACCGCGGACAAGAAGATCCGGCTGGCCCCGCAGTACCTGCTCGACGACCTCTCGCGACTGGCCGCCCGGCTGGAACGCCCGGCCGAACCGCTGGTCCTGGTCAACCGCCGGCACCTGCGGTCGAACAACTCCTGGCTGCACAACGTGCCCGCGCTGATGAAAGGCAGGGATCGCTGCACCTTGCTGATGCACCCCGCGGACGCGGCCCGTTGCCGCGTCACCGACGACGACATCGTCACGGTGAAGTCGGAGTCCGGCGAGATCAAGGTGCCCGTCGAGATCACCGAGGCGATCAGACCGGGTGTGGTCTCGATGCCGCATGGCTGGGGTCACGACAAGCCCGGGACCCGGTTGTCGGTGGCCAACGGCGCCCCCGGCGCCAACACCAATGTGCTGTCACCGCCGAGGTTGATCGACGAGCCGTCGGGCAATGGCGTTCTCAACGGAATACCGGTCACGGTCAGCTGA
- a CDS encoding polyprenyl synthetase family protein — protein MSDTIDLTLGCGSADIEEILSDARRLVEPALRDVLATLPGELREVADFHFGWRNAGGDEISGGGGKSLRPALAFACARAAGGPVEAAAGAAAAVELVHNFSLLHDDIMDGDLTRRHRPTAWTAFGVSRALLTGDALFVLAVDLVNDGPAGAALRASMLELCAGQSDDLTFENRAAVTLPECLGMAEKKTGALLGVACQLGALSVTQDLCLANVYRDFGRHLGVAFQLVDDVLGIWGHESLTGKPVASDLKSRKKSFPVVAALSSGTAAGAELATLYRSGTVLGERELALAADLVERAGGRAWAENEAARHCSAALALLATAEPDPVGLAELRALAELVTARVC, from the coding sequence GTGAGCGACACGATCGATCTGACTCTTGGCTGCGGCAGCGCGGATATCGAAGAAATCCTCAGCGATGCCCGCCGGCTCGTGGAACCGGCGCTTCGCGATGTGCTGGCAACCCTTCCAGGTGAACTTCGCGAAGTCGCGGATTTTCACTTCGGATGGCGCAACGCCGGCGGTGACGAAATCTCCGGCGGCGGCGGCAAGTCGTTGCGGCCGGCCCTGGCGTTCGCCTGCGCGCGTGCGGCGGGCGGACCCGTGGAAGCCGCAGCCGGCGCCGCGGCCGCGGTGGAGTTGGTGCACAACTTCTCGCTGCTGCACGACGACATCATGGACGGCGACCTGACCCGGCGACACCGTCCTACCGCGTGGACCGCGTTCGGCGTCTCCCGCGCGCTGCTGACCGGCGACGCGCTGTTCGTGCTGGCGGTCGATCTCGTCAACGACGGACCGGCCGGCGCGGCGCTGCGGGCGAGCATGCTCGAGTTGTGTGCCGGCCAGTCTGACGACCTGACCTTCGAAAACCGTGCCGCCGTGACGTTGCCGGAATGCCTCGGCATGGCCGAGAAGAAGACCGGCGCACTGCTGGGCGTGGCATGCCAGCTCGGCGCGCTGTCAGTGACGCAGGATCTGTGTCTGGCGAACGTTTATCGGGATTTCGGGCGTCACCTGGGCGTCGCGTTTCAACTGGTCGACGATGTGCTCGGCATCTGGGGACACGAATCGCTGACCGGCAAACCCGTTGCCTCCGACCTGAAGTCGAGAAAGAAGTCCTTCCCGGTGGTTGCCGCCCTGTCCTCGGGCACGGCGGCCGGCGCGGAATTGGCGACGCTGTATCGCAGCGGCACCGTCCTGGGCGAGCGTGAGCTGGCGCTGGCGGCCGATCTGGTGGAACGCGCCGGCGGCCGGGCCTGGGCGGAGAATGAGGCCGCGCGGCACTGCTCGGCGGCGCTGGCGCTACTGGCGACCGCCGAACCGGATCCGGTAGGTCTGGCTGAACTGCGGGCGCTGGCCGAGTTGGTCACGGCGCGGGTGTGCTGA
- the uppS gene encoding polyprenyl diphosphate synthase, producing the protein MEQPDNQPTGLTAGQLPRTVAICPDGNARWAAKRGLSTMEGHFAGGDVAFRRVRDACELGIEQLSLFGFSTENWTRSASEIAGLMDVFAATFDRGIVALAPLGIRLKVVGSRSGLPQSVLDAVDRAEEATSKNDRMDLFVAINYGGRQEMLDAAQRYSGGGEDAFRQLLYAPGMRDPDLIIRTGGDRRLSNGFLWQSAYSELLFVDEPWPDFSRERFESALAEFGQRVRTLGSSHRQLPAQTPNSL; encoded by the coding sequence ATGGAGCAGCCTGACAACCAGCCGACCGGCTTGACGGCCGGACAGCTGCCGCGCACCGTGGCGATCTGTCCCGACGGCAACGCGCGCTGGGCGGCCAAGCGCGGACTTTCCACCATGGAAGGCCACTTCGCCGGCGGGGATGTCGCCTTCCGGCGCGTTCGGGACGCCTGCGAGCTCGGCATCGAGCAGCTCTCGCTGTTTGGTTTCTCGACCGAGAACTGGACTCGATCGGCGAGTGAAATCGCCGGTCTGATGGATGTTTTCGCCGCGACGTTCGATCGCGGCATCGTCGCACTGGCCCCACTCGGGATCCGCCTGAAGGTGGTGGGGTCGCGGAGCGGCCTGCCGCAGTCGGTGCTCGACGCGGTTGATCGCGCGGAGGAGGCCACGTCGAAGAACGATCGGATGGATCTGTTCGTCGCCATCAACTACGGCGGTCGGCAGGAAATGCTGGACGCCGCGCAGCGCTACAGCGGCGGGGGCGAGGACGCTTTTCGGCAGCTGCTCTACGCGCCGGGGATGCGCGACCCCGATCTGATCATCCGCACCGGCGGCGACCGCCGGCTGTCCAACGGCTTCCTCTGGCAGTCGGCCTACTCAGAACTGCTCTTCGTCGACGAGCCGTGGCCCGACTTCAGCCGGGAGCGCTTCGAGTCGGCGCTGGCAGAGTTCGGGCAGCGGGTGCGCACGTTGGGCAGCTCACACCGGCAGCTACCCGCACAGACCCCGAACAGTCTGTGA